DNA from Massilia sp. KIM:
TCAGGTCGGCGTCCAGCTCGTATACCAGGGGCTGGCCGTTGGGGATGTTCAGGCCCACGATGTCGGCGTCGCTGATGTTGTCCAGCATCTTGATGATGGCGCGCAGGCTGTTGCCGTGGGCCGAGATCAGGATGTTCTTGCCTGCGCGGATCTGCGGCGCGATTTCTTCGTCCCAGGCCGGCATGACGCGGGCCACGGTGTCCTTCAGGCATTCGGTCAACGGGATCTGCGACTTGTCCAGGCCGGCGTAGCGCGGGTCCTTGAAGGAGGTGCGCTCGTCGTTCTCGTCCAGGGCCGGCGGCGGGGTGTCGTAGCTGCGGCGCCAGACCAGCACCTGCTCGTCGCCGAACTTGGCGGCGGTCTCGGCCTTGTCCAGGCCCTGCAGGGCGCCGTAGTGGCGCTCGTTCAGGCGCCAGTCGTTCTTGATCGGCAGATACATCATGTCCATCTCGTCCAGCGCCAGCCAGAGGGTGCGGATGGCCCGCTTGAGCACCGAGGTGTAGGCGACGTCGAAGCGGAAACCGGCTTCCTTCAGCACGCGGCCCGCGGTCTTCGCCTCGTTGACGCCCTTCTCGGTCAGGTCGACGTCGGTCCAGCCGGTGAAGCGGTTTTCCAGGTTCCAGGTCGATTCCCCGTGGCGCATGAATACGATTTTGTACATAAGCTCTTCTCTGAAAAAAGGTGCGATTGAAATCCGGTCGAGCATCTATTTTATAATGCGCCGATTCAGTTCAACCATTGGAAGCCTTGTGAAATTCATCCTCGATAATATTTTCATTGTGGCGATCGCCGTGATTTCGGGCGGCGCCCTGCTCTGGCCCGCCCTGGCGCCGCGCGGCAAGCGCGTCTCGCCGCTGCAGGCCACCCAGATGATCAACCGTGGCAAGACCCTGGTGCTGGACGTGCGCAGCGCCGACGAATACGCGGCCGGCCATGTGCGCGACGCCAAACACATCGCACTGGCAGACTTGGCCAATCGCATCGGCGAGCTGGACAAGTCCAAGGGCCGCACCGTCATCGTCGTCGACGGCAACGGATCGCGCGCGGACAAGGCAACCCGTCAGCTGGCTGCCGCCGGCTTCGAGGATGCCCACGCGCTGGAAGGCGGCGTGGCCGCCTGGACCGCGGCCGGCCTGCCGCTGACCAAATAACCGATATTGGAAGGAAGCATCATGAGCCAACACGTCGTTCTCTACCACACCGCCAGCTGCCCCTATTGCGTGCGCGCCGAGCGCCTGCTCGAAGCCAAGGGCGTGACCGACATCGAACGCATCCGCGTCGACCTCGATCCCGAGCAGCGCCAGATCATGATGCAGCGCACCGGCCGCCGCACCGTGCCGCAGATCTATGTGGGCGAGACCCACGTCGGCGGTTTCGACGACCTCTACGCCCTCGACCAGGCGGGCCGCCTGGACCCGCTGCTCAAGGGCGAATGATGCAGCGGTGGACGGCGCGTCCGTCCACCTGAGGGGCGGGTCAAGCGCCCGGGAAAGCGCTATTGCATCCAAATTGATTTTGATACAATTGCCTTCGCGTTTGACCAACGCACCCTGAACGGCGGGATATCATGCCGTTCTCCACAATTTCAACGAAAGCGTTCCATGTCTGACGAAAACCTGCAACCCGTATTCCAAATCCAACGCGTCTACCTGAAAGACATGTCGCTGGAACAACCGAATTCGCCGTCGATCTTCCTGGAACAGGAAGCCCCGGGCATCGAAGTGTCGCTGGACGTCGGCGCCGAGAGCATCGCTGAAGGCATCTACGAGTCGACCGTGACCATCACCGTCACCGCCAAGGTCAAGGACAAGGTCGCCTTCCTGGTGGAAGGCAAGCAGGCTGGCATCTTCGAAGCCCGCAACATCCCTGCCGAGCAAATGGATCCGCTGCTGGGCATCGGCTGCCCGAACATCATCTACCCGTACCTGCGCGCCAACATCGCCGACGTGATCAGCCGCGCCGGTTTCCCGCCGGTGCACCTGGCCGAGATCAACTTCGAGGCGTTCTACCAGCAGCGCCAGGCCGCCATGGCCCAGGCTGCGACCACTCAGCCGAGCTAAGCTGTTTCTTCGGGACGCCGCCCTGGCGGCGTCCCTTCCTGCCTTCGTTCTTCCTTAAGGCGCCCCGGTTTCCGAATCACCCCAGGCCCGCCATGACCACTTCCCGACTTCTCGCAGGCTTGCTCTTCCTGGCAGCCTCGCATGCCCACGCCTTCGACTTCAAGTCCGTGGGCAGGCCGATGGCCATCCTCTACGACACCCCTTCCGCCAAGGGCAACAAGCTGTACGTGGCGCCGGCAGGCATGCCCCTGCAGGTGATGCTCAGCTATGGCGAGTGGGTCAAGGTGCGCGACATGAACGGCGACGTGGCCTGGACCCAGGCGCGCGCGCTCTCGCCGCGCCGTAACGTGCTGGTGCGTAATCCCGGCGCCAAGGTGTTCAGCGAGGCCGACGAGGGCGCGACCGTCCTGATGACGGCCGACAAGGGCGTGCTGCTCGAGCTGGTCGACCCCAAGGCCCTGACCTGGGCCCGGGTGCGCCACCGCGACGGCATCATCGGCTACATCAAGGTCTCCGACGTCTGGGGTCTGTGATGGCCGACAGTAATTCCATGCAACAGAACAAACACCCATCCAAGATCACCGTGCTGGGCGCCGGCGCCTGGGGCACGGCGGTCGCCATCGCCCTGGCCGCGCGTCACGACGTGCTGCTGTGGGGCCGCAACCCGCAGCAGATGGCGCAGGCCGAGGCGGCGCGCGACAACCTGACTTACCTGCCGGGCCATCCTTTTCCTCCGGCGCTGCGCGTAGGCAGCGACTTCGAGGCGGCGCTGCGCCACGTGAGCGATGCTTCGCCCGAGCAGGCGCCGATCCTGATCGCGGCCTGCCCGGTGGCCGGCCTGCGGCCGCTGCTGGAACAGCTGCGCGGGCGCGCGATTCCCAACCTGGTCTGGCTGTGCAAGGGCTTCGAGGCCGGCACCGGCCTGCTGCCGCACCAGGTGATGGCCGA
Protein-coding regions in this window:
- the gpmA gene encoding 2,3-diphosphoglycerate-dependent phosphoglycerate mutase, translated to MYKIVFMRHGESTWNLENRFTGWTDVDLTEKGVNEAKTAGRVLKEAGFRFDVAYTSVLKRAIRTLWLALDEMDMMYLPIKNDWRLNERHYGALQGLDKAETAAKFGDEQVLVWRRSYDTPPPALDENDERTSFKDPRYAGLDKSQIPLTECLKDTVARVMPAWDEEIAPQIRAGKNILISAHGNSLRAIIKMLDNISDADIVGLNIPNGQPLVYELDADLKPIKHYYLGDQEAIAAAMAAVANQGKAK
- a CDS encoding rhodanese-like domain-containing protein, producing MKFILDNIFIVAIAVISGGALLWPALAPRGKRVSPLQATQMINRGKTLVLDVRSADEYAAGHVRDAKHIALADLANRIGELDKSKGRTVIVVDGNGSRADKATRQLAAAGFEDAHALEGGVAAWTAAGLPLTK
- the grxC gene encoding glutaredoxin 3; protein product: MSQHVVLYHTASCPYCVRAERLLEAKGVTDIERIRVDLDPEQRQIMMQRTGRRTVPQIYVGETHVGGFDDLYALDQAGRLDPLLKGE
- the secB gene encoding protein-export chaperone SecB, producing the protein MSDENLQPVFQIQRVYLKDMSLEQPNSPSIFLEQEAPGIEVSLDVGAESIAEGIYESTVTITVTAKVKDKVAFLVEGKQAGIFEARNIPAEQMDPLLGIGCPNIIYPYLRANIADVISRAGFPPVHLAEINFEAFYQQRQAAMAQAATTQPS
- a CDS encoding SH3 domain-containing protein; translation: MTTSRLLAGLLFLAASHAHAFDFKSVGRPMAILYDTPSAKGNKLYVAPAGMPLQVMLSYGEWVKVRDMNGDVAWTQARALSPRRNVLVRNPGAKVFSEADEGATVLMTADKGVLLELVDPKALTWARVRHRDGIIGYIKVSDVWGL